In Dama dama isolate Ldn47 chromosome X, ASM3311817v1, whole genome shotgun sequence, one genomic interval encodes:
- the CXCR3 gene encoding C-X-C chemokine receptor type 3, with translation MVPEMSERQEFQASEFAYLLENSSYDYGENETYFCCTSPPCPQDFSLNFDRTFLPVLYSLLFVLGLLGNGVVAAVLLSQRAALSSTDTFLLHLAVADTLLVLTLPLWAVDAAIQWVFGSGLCKVAGALFNINFYAGALLLACISFDRYLSIVHATQLYRRGPPTRVALTCVAVWGLCLLFALPDFIFLSSHHDNRLNATHCQYNFPQEGRTALRVLQLVAGFLLPLLVMAYCYARILAVLLVSRGQRRLRAMRLVVVVVVAFALCWTPYHLVVLVDTLMDLGALARNCGRESSVDIAKSVTSGMGYMHCCLNPLLYAFVGVKFRERMWVLLTRLGCPDQRGHQRQLSASRRDSSWSETTEASYSGL, from the exons ATGGTCCCCGAG aTGAGTGAACGCCAAGAGTTCCAAGCCTCTGAGTTTGCCTACCTCCTGGAAAACTCTTCCTATGACTATGGAGAAAATGAGACCTACTTCTGCTGTACTTCCCCACCCTGCCCGCAGGACTTCAGCCTCAACTTCGACCGCACCTTCCTGCCCGTCCTCTACAGCCTCCTCTTTGTGCTGGGGCTTCTGGGTAACGGTGTTGTGGCAGCCGTGCTGCTGAGCCAGAGGGCGGCCCTGAGTAGCACCGACACCTTCCTGCTGCACTTGGCCGTGGCCGACACACTGCTGGTGCTGACACTCCCTCTCTGGGCAGTGGATGCGGCCATCCAGTGGGTCTTTGGCTCTGGCCTCTGCAAAGTGGCAGGTGCACTCTTCAACATCAACTTCTACGCAGGGGCCCTCCTGCTGGCCTGCATCAGCTTCGATCGGTACCTGAGCATTGTGCACGCCACCCAGCTCTACCGCCGGGGCCCCCCGACTCGCGTGGCCCTCACCTGTGTGGCAGTCTGGGGGCTCTGTCTGCTCTTTGCGCTCCCAGACTTCATCTTCCTGTCCTCCCACCATGACAACCGCCTCAATGCCACCCACTGCCAGTACAACTTTCCGCAGGAGGGCCGCACGGCTCTGCGCGTCCTGCAGCTGGTCGCAGGTTTCCTGCTGCCCCTGCTGGTCATGGCCTATTGCTACGCCCGCATCCTGGCTGTGCTGCTGGTCTCCAGGGGCCAGCGGCGGCTCAGAGCCATgcggctggtggtggtggtggtggtggccttTGCCCTCTGCTGGACCCCCTACCACCTGGTGGTGCTGGTGGACACCCTCATGGACCTGGGGGCCTTAGCCCGTAACTGCGGCCGAGAAAGCAGTGTGGATATAGCCAAGTCAGTCACGTCGGGCATGGGCTACATGCACTGCTGCCTCAACCCGCTACTCTACGCCTTTGTGGGCGTCAAGTTCCGAGAGCGGATGTGGGTGCTACTCACGCGTCTGGGCTGCCCTGACCAGAGGGGCCACCAGCGGCAGTTGTCAGCTTCCCGCCGGGATTCATCCTGGTCTGAGACCACAGAGGCCTCCTACTCAGGCCTGTGA